The Ananas comosus cultivar F153 linkage group 2, ASM154086v1, whole genome shotgun sequence genome contains a region encoding:
- the LOC109706686 gene encoding putative UPF0481 protein At3g02645, which produces MATSLASGEFSSASSADDSRGSFFDEQRWLHYVSCSFSKETIDDLRFVAKVFDVPKILRALKPEDYVPQLFALGPYHQHRPEFSDMERYKLAAARRVEKSFKDGAKFGDLVEQFVKLGDQIRAFYHRNIDFSDETLAWMMAIDACFLFEFLQNYHHAEEEGKAPINTVTNWGNTVVRDIMMLENQIPLTLLTKTSKLIKCSSKDASNELSLAFDRFIKEVSPFEITGSIAVDTAKHGHLLELLYHALVPTSESSLDQTEIDVPNELYEDLTEEIKDATEVKKAFEEVANLNIGPIRFLKKSLASVRSMLLRKLPLLAVVAALIEKIISQTNVESKLADGSLINNIIRSPLVDQITIPSVGELVGAGVKFVPAQENGMNGINFDAITGVFTLPVITLDANSEVILKNLVAYEASVARKGPLFLARYTELMNGIIDTTEDVQLLRASKIIRNHLKSDKQVADLWNGMCRSIRLTSVPKLDRVIKEVNMHHSSKLKVKVNKFLKKYVFKSWKILTLLAAIILLAMTALQAFCSVYNCNRWFAAAALPPLGQQ; this is translated from the exons ATGGCGACAAGCTTGGCTTCCGGGGagttctcctccgcctcctccgccgacgACAGCCGCGGTTCGTTCTTCGACGAGCAGCGGTGGCTCCACTACGTCAGTTGTAGTTTCAGTAAGGAGACCATAGATGACCTCAGGTTCGTCGCGAAGGTCTTCGACGTCCCGAAGATCCTCCGCGCCCTGAAGCCGGAGGACTACGTGCCCCAGCTGTTCGCCCTCGGCCCCTACCACCAACACCGGCCCGAGTTCAGCGACATGGAGCGGTACAAGCTCGCAGCTGCTAGGAGGGTCGAGAAGTCGTTCAAAGACGGCGCCAAGTTCGGCGATCTCGTCGAGCAGTTTGTCAAACTCGGAGATCAGATCCGCGCTTTCTATCACAG AAATATTGATTTCAGTGATGAGACGCTGGCGTGGATGATGGCGATCGACGCGTGCTTCTTGTTCGAATTCCTGCAAAACTACCACCACGCAGAGGAAGAAGGAAAGGCTCCTATTAACACCGTGACAAACTGGGGGAACACCGTTGTTAGGGACATCATGATGCTCGAGAACCAGATCCCGCTCACTCTCCTAACAAAGACATCAAAGCTAATCAAATGCTCATCTAAGGATGCTTCAAATGAGCTGTCGCTAGCCTTCGATAGATTTATCAAAGAGGTCTCTCCGTTCGAGATCACGGGCAGTATCGCCGTCGACACTGCTAAGCACGGGCATCTACTCGAACTCCTCTACCATGCGCTGGTCCCCACGTCGGAAAGCTCCCTTGATCAAACGGAGATAGATGTTCCGAATGAGCTCTACGAAGACCTCACGGAAGAGATCAAGGACGCGACGGAGGTGAAAAAAGCATTCGAAGAGGTCGCGAATCTAAACATCGGTCCGATTCGATTCCTCAAGAAAAGCCTAGCCAGTGTTCGGAGCATGCTTTTGAGGAAATTACCGTTGCTTGCGGTCGTAGCTGCCCTGATTGAGAAGATAATCTCTCAAACAAATGTCGAGTCCAAGTTGGCCGACGGATCTCTAATTAACAATATCATTAGATCGCCTTTGGTAGATCAGATTACGATTCCTAGCGTCGGCGAGCTCGTCGGTGCAGGTGTAAAATTTGTCCCCGCGCAGGAGAACGGGATGAATGGGATTAATTTCGACGCCATAACCGGAGTTTTTACTCTGCCCGTCATCACACTAGATGCCAACAGCGAAGTTATACTAAAGAATTTGGTAGCGTACGAGGCTTCGGTAGCGCGGAAAGGGCCCTTGTTTCTAGCGCGATACACCGAACTGATGAACGGAATTATAGACACCACCGAAGACGTGCAGCTGCTCAGGGCAAGCAAGATCATACGGAATCACTTGAAGAGCGATAAGCAAGTGGCGGATCTGTGGAACGGGATGTGCCGGTCGATTCGGCTTACGAGCGTGCCCAAGCTCGACCGCGTGATCAAGGAAGTGAACATGCACCACAGCAGCAAGTTGAAGGTGAAGGTCAACAAGTTTCTCAAGAAATATGTGTTCAAGTCGTGGAAGATCCTCACTCTATTAGCCGCCATTATCCTTCTCGCCATGACCGCATTGCAGGCCTTCTGCTCGGTGTATAATTGTAATCGGTGGTTTGCGGCAGCAGCACTGCCGCCGTTGGGACAACAGTAG